The following coding sequences are from one Cervus canadensis isolate Bull #8, Minnesota chromosome 4, ASM1932006v1, whole genome shotgun sequence window:
- the UBE2D2 gene encoding ubiquitin-conjugating enzyme E2 D2, which translates to MALKRIHKELNDLARDPPAQCSAGPVGDDMFHWQATIMGPNDSPYQGGVFFLTIHFPTDYPFKPPKVAFTTRIYHPNINSNGSICLDILRSQWSPALTISKVLLSICSLLCDPNPDDPLVPEIARIYKTDREKYNRIAREWTQKYAM; encoded by the exons GAGTTGAATGACCTGGCACGGGACCCCCCAGCACAGTGTTCAGCAGGTCCCGTTGGAGATGATA TGTTCCATTGGCAAGCTACAATAATGGGGCCA AATGACAGTCCCTATCAGGGTGGAGTATTTTTCTTGACAATTCATTTCCCAACAGATTACCCCTTCAAACCACCTAAG GTTGCATTTACAACAAGAATTtatcatccaaatattaacagtAATGGCAGCATTTGTCTTGATATTCTTCGGTCACAGTGGTCTCCAGCACTAACTATTTCAAAAG TACTTTTGTCCATCTGTTCTCTGTTGTGTGATCCCAATCCAGATGATCCTTTAGTGCCTGAGATTGCTCGGATCTACAAAACAGATAGAGAAAA GTACAACAGAATAGCTCGGGAATGGACTCAGAAGTATGCGATGTAA